GGCCGGCGGGGCGGGGCGGTCGGTTGCGTGAAGGCGGGCGGAGGCGACACCTGCTGAACGATCGGCTTGACATGGCATGGCACAATATCGATTCAGACGAAGCTGGTTGCCCGATGTCCTATCTCGTTCTCGCCCGCAAGTGGCGCCCGAAGCGTTTTGCCGAACTCGTAGGCCAGGAACACGTGGTCCGCGCGCTCAGCAATGCGCTCGACAGTGGGCGTGTGCACCACGCATTTCTGTTCACCGGCACCCGCGGCGTGGGTAAGACCACAATCGCGCGCATTTTCGCCAAATCGCTGAACTGCGAGACCGGCACCAGTGCCGATCCGTGCGGCCAGTGCCCGGCCTGCCTGGATATCGACGCCGGCCGCTACATCGACCTGCTGGAAATCGACGCCGCGTCCAACACCGGCGTGGACGATGTGCGCGAGGTGATCGAGAACGCGCAGTACATGCCCTCGCGCGGTAAGTTCAAGGTCTATCTGATCGACGAAGTGCACATGCTCTCCAAGGCGGCCTTCAATGCGTTGCTGAAGACGCTGGAAGAGCCGCCAGAACATGTGAAGTTCCTGCTGGCCACCACCGACCCGCAGAAGCTGCCGGTGACGGTGCTGTCGCGTTGCCTGCAGTTCAACCTCAAGCGCCTGGACGAGGACCAGATCCAGGGCCAGATGACCCGCATCCTGGCCGCCGAGCAGATCGAATCGGACCCGTCGGCGATCGTGCAGCTGTCCAAGGCGGCCGACGGCTCGCTGCGCGATGGCCTGTCGCTGCTGGACCAGGCGATTGCCTATGCCGGGGGTGCGCTGCGCGAGGATGTGGTGCGCACGATGCTCGGCACGGTGGACCGCACCCAGGTCGGCGCCATGCTGCAGTCGCTGGCCGATGGCGATGGTGCGCAGTTGCTCAAGGTCGTGGCCGCGCTGGCCGAATTCTCGCCGGACTGGAGTGGCGTGCTGGAAGCGCTGGCCGAGGCCTTGCACCGCGTGCAGGTGCAACAGCTGGTGCCGTCGGTGGCATTTGTCGGCGATGGTATCGACCCGACTCCGTTTGCCGCGCAGCTGCGCCCGGAAGTGGTGCAGCTGTGGTACCAGATGGCGCTCAATGGACGCCGCGATCTGTATCTGGCGCCCAGCCCGCGCGCCGGGTTTGAAATGGCGGTGCTGCGCATGCTGGCCTTCCGGCCGGCGGCAGCGGTGCCGGCCGGCAGCAGCGACGATGGCCGTGGAGCCGCGGTTGGCGGCGGCGCGCGTGCGGAGGGCGCCGGTATCCAGGCGGCTGCTCCGGCTGTCGCCGCATCCATGCCTGCAACGAAGCCGGCGCAGGCCATGGAAGCGGCATTTGCGCCACCTGTGCCTGCTGCACCGCCGGCCGCCGCTGCGGCGGCGCCGGTGGTCTCGCTGGCGCCCTCGGCAGCGCCTGCTGGCGCGGCGCCAGCGCGCACCGACGACACCCCGCCCTGGGCGGTGGACGATGCACCGGTCAGGACGCCCGCAGTGCCGTCCACCGTCGTCTCTGCGTCCGAATCCACATCGGCCACTGCGCCGGCGATCCCGTCAGCATCGATGGTGGTCGCGCCGGAAGCAGCCATGGCGCCTCCGGTCGA
The window above is part of the Xanthomonas campestris pv. badrii genome. Proteins encoded here:
- the dnaX gene encoding DNA polymerase III subunit gamma/tau; this translates as MSYLVLARKWRPKRFAELVGQEHVVRALSNALDSGRVHHAFLFTGTRGVGKTTIARIFAKSLNCETGTSADPCGQCPACLDIDAGRYIDLLEIDAASNTGVDDVREVIENAQYMPSRGKFKVYLIDEVHMLSKAAFNALLKTLEEPPEHVKFLLATTDPQKLPVTVLSRCLQFNLKRLDEDQIQGQMTRILAAEQIESDPSAIVQLSKAADGSLRDGLSLLDQAIAYAGGALREDVVRTMLGTVDRTQVGAMLQSLADGDGAQLLKVVAALAEFSPDWSGVLEALAEALHRVQVQQLVPSVAFVGDGIDPTPFAAQLRPEVVQLWYQMALNGRRDLYLAPSPRAGFEMAVLRMLAFRPAAAVPAGSSDDGRGAAVGGGARAEGAGIQAAAPAVAASMPATKPAQAMEAAFAPPVPAAPPAAAAAAPVVSLAPSAAPAGAAPARTDDTPPWAVDDAPVRTPAVPSTVVSASESTSATAPAIPSASMVVAPEAAMAPPVDAADPGPAPEAVAVPLAAASPAGTPAPLLADGHIADAEQWLDLVTRSGLNGPSRQLAANAAFIGHRDGVLRLALAPGFEYLTSERSIANLAQALSPVLGNTPRIVIETGSADVETLHERANRQKGERQSAAEDAFMNDPNVQQLIQQQGARVVPDSIRPYDE